One genomic region from Amaranthus tricolor cultivar Red isolate AtriRed21 chromosome 12, ASM2621246v1, whole genome shotgun sequence encodes:
- the LOC130828098 gene encoding DNA excision repair protein ERCC-1 isoform X1, with protein sequence MEEHQRHSENESKKNSLLIEIPSYQQVLESQQKSTPPSFFTPSPTFSQAFAAIKKSEFYIPPPPPSSTTDSQSFASNSATNASSFSSAVPSSSGQTGVSTTPVLRNNAILVSHRQKGNPLLKHIRNVRWNFAEVVPDYVLGKNSCALYLSLRYYLLHPDYLYYRIRELQKNFRLSVVLCHVDVEDVVKPLLEVTRTCLLHDCTLLCGWSLEECGRYLETIKVYENKPADIIQGHMDSDYLSRLNHALTAVRHVNKTDVVTLGSTFGSLSHIMDASMEDLSRCPGIGERKVKRLYETFHEPFKRVVPSRLAVPVAPAPNDLNPGSFGNETPATETESVDTSKRQKKDSEATVKSALSVAFAKYSDKIGKKNSQADKESGEGCSNRKQNSEAD encoded by the exons atggaAGAACACCAAAGACATTCCGAAAACGAAAGCAAGAAGAACTCCTTGTTAATAGAAATTCCATCATACCAACAAGTTCTTGAGAGCCAACAAAAATCTACACCACCTTCTTTCTTCACTCCATCTCCGACCTTTTCTCAAGCTTTTGCCGCTATCAAGAAATCTGAATTCTACATTCCTCCACCCCCTCCTTCCTCCACTACTGATTCTCAATCTTTCGCCTCAAATTCTGCTACAAATGCTTCGTCCTTCTCTTCTGCTGTGCCCTCTTCATCCGG gCAAACTGGGGTTTCAACTACTCCTGTTCTGAGGAATAATGCAATTCTTGTGAGCCACAGGCAG AAAGGCAACCCTCTGCTTAAGCACATCAGAAATGTAAGGTGGAATTTTGCTGAAGTTGTTCCTGACTATGTTCTAGGGAAGAATTCTTGTGCTCTTTATTTAAG TCTTCGCTATTACTTGCTTCATCCAGACTATCTGTACTATCGCATAAGGGAACTTCAGAAGAATTTCAGACTCTCTGTGGTATTATGTCATGTTGACGTG GAGGATGTAGTCAAGCCTTTGCTTGAAGTCACCAGAACCTGTCTGCTTCACGATTGCACACTTTTGTGTGGTTGGAG CTTGGAAGAGTGTGGTCGATACCTAGAAACAATAAAAGTCTATGAGAATAAGCCTGCCGATATCATTCAAGGTCACATGGACTCCGATTATTTATCAAGG CTGAATCATGCCCTTACTGCAGTTCGGCATGTTAACAAAACTGATGTAGTCACGCTTGGTTCTACATTTGGG TCTCTTTCTCATATCATGGATGCATCTATGGAAGATCTTTCCCGTTGTCCAGGCATTGGTGAGCGCAAG GTTAAACGTTTGTATGAGACCTTTCACGAACCCTTCAAACGTGTAGTGCCAAGTCGTCTTGCTGTTCCTGTAGCTCCTGCACCGAATGATCTAAATCCAGGCTCCTTCGGAAATGAAACACCCGCTACTGAGACGGAATCAGTAGACACAAGCAAGCGTCAGAAAAAGGACTCAGAAGCAACCGTAAAATCAGCTTTATCTGTAGCTTTCGCCAAGTATTCAGACAAAATTGGTAAGAAAAACTCTCAAGCAGATAAGGAAAGTGGTGAAGGTTGTTCTAACAGGAAACAGAACTCGGAAGCTGATTAA
- the LOC130828098 gene encoding DNA excision repair protein ERCC-1 isoform X2 has product MEEHQRHSENESKKNSLLIEIPSYQQVLESQQKSTPPSFFTPSPTFSQAFAAIKKSEFYIPPPPPSSTTDSQSFASNSATNASSFSSAVPSSSGQTGVSTTPVLRNNAILVSHRQKGNPLLKHIRNVRWNFAEVVPDYVLGKNSCALYLSLRYYLLHPDYLYYRIRELQKNFRLSVVLCHVDVEDVVKPLLEVTRTCLLHDCTLLCGWSLEECGRYLETIKVYENKPADIIQGHMDSDYLSRLNHALTAVRHVNKTDVVTLGSTFGSLSHIMDASMEDLSRCPGIGERKKQFSYFILRTFSRTF; this is encoded by the exons atggaAGAACACCAAAGACATTCCGAAAACGAAAGCAAGAAGAACTCCTTGTTAATAGAAATTCCATCATACCAACAAGTTCTTGAGAGCCAACAAAAATCTACACCACCTTCTTTCTTCACTCCATCTCCGACCTTTTCTCAAGCTTTTGCCGCTATCAAGAAATCTGAATTCTACATTCCTCCACCCCCTCCTTCCTCCACTACTGATTCTCAATCTTTCGCCTCAAATTCTGCTACAAATGCTTCGTCCTTCTCTTCTGCTGTGCCCTCTTCATCCGG gCAAACTGGGGTTTCAACTACTCCTGTTCTGAGGAATAATGCAATTCTTGTGAGCCACAGGCAG AAAGGCAACCCTCTGCTTAAGCACATCAGAAATGTAAGGTGGAATTTTGCTGAAGTTGTTCCTGACTATGTTCTAGGGAAGAATTCTTGTGCTCTTTATTTAAG TCTTCGCTATTACTTGCTTCATCCAGACTATCTGTACTATCGCATAAGGGAACTTCAGAAGAATTTCAGACTCTCTGTGGTATTATGTCATGTTGACGTG GAGGATGTAGTCAAGCCTTTGCTTGAAGTCACCAGAACCTGTCTGCTTCACGATTGCACACTTTTGTGTGGTTGGAG CTTGGAAGAGTGTGGTCGATACCTAGAAACAATAAAAGTCTATGAGAATAAGCCTGCCGATATCATTCAAGGTCACATGGACTCCGATTATTTATCAAGG CTGAATCATGCCCTTACTGCAGTTCGGCATGTTAACAAAACTGATGTAGTCACGCTTGGTTCTACATTTGGG TCTCTTTCTCATATCATGGATGCATCTATGGAAGATCTTTCCCGTTGTCCAGGCATTGGTGAGCGCAAG AAGCAGTTTTCCTATTTCATATTGAGAACGTTTTCGAGGACATTCTAA
- the LOC130828539 gene encoding protein MODIFYING WALL LIGNIN-2-like, with product MACVSDIGVTSFGTCEYPTTHANILGYKAAILALVAQVIISTVTRCACCQRSSSNNISAGATLNFVLSWVASVIGIGLLIAAANLSSRQEFLDGSGLCYTVKPRVFAAGGCLALLASILGLWSYNSSTKQIPQNPGVAAPYQSQGGIAMGNPLFATPPENTCPKQQQYQYV from the exons ATGGCTTGC GTGTCGGACATTGGGGTGACGAGTTTTGGTACATGCGAATACCCGACTACTCATGCAAATATACTGGGATACAAAGCAGCAATTCTTGCACTAGTAGCCCAGGTTATTATAAGTACTGTTACTCGTTGTGCCTGCTGCCAGAGGTCTTCGTCAAACAATATCTCTGCTGGAGCTACCCTTAATTTTGTACTTTCCTG GGTTGCATCAGTTATAGGCATCGGACTCCTGATAGCAGCTGCTAACCTGAGCAGTCGTCAAGAGTTTCTGGATGGATCAGGGCTTTGCTACACAGTTAAACCCCGCGTATTTGCCGCCGGTGGCTGTTTGGCGCTTCTAGCCTCTATCTTGGGCTTATGGTCGTATAATTCCTCGACCAAACAAATCCCCCAAAATCCAGGCGTAGCGGCTCCATATCAAAGTCAAGGAGGGATTGCCATGGGAAATCCTCTGTTTGCTACTCCTCCTGAAAATACTTGCCCCAAGCAACAACAATATCAATATGTTTGA